A genomic stretch from Caballeronia sp. LZ062 includes:
- a CDS encoding ABC transporter ATP-binding protein, translating into MTLLRIDKLSKSFDGVKAVDDVSFSLRAGELLALIGPNGAGKSTCFNMINGQLRPTSGAIFLDGENITARRPRDIWRRGVGRTFQVAATFNSMTVLENMQMALLSRERRVFNAFSRAASWVEDEAMALLDLVGMASHARRSCAVLAYGDVKRVELAMALSNRPKLLLMDEPTAGMAPEERNALMALTARLAKARNMGVLFTEHSMDVVFEYADTLIVLARGQLIAAGNADAIRNDARVREVYLGTGASYAPRALSIDGAAR; encoded by the coding sequence ATGACGCTCTTGCGCATCGACAAGCTGTCTAAATCGTTCGATGGGGTGAAAGCCGTCGATGACGTCTCCTTCTCGCTGAGAGCGGGCGAACTGCTTGCGCTGATCGGCCCGAACGGCGCGGGGAAATCGACGTGCTTCAACATGATCAATGGGCAACTGAGGCCAACTTCGGGCGCCATTTTCCTCGACGGTGAGAACATCACCGCGAGGCGTCCACGCGATATCTGGCGGCGCGGCGTCGGCCGCACATTTCAGGTTGCGGCCACGTTCAATTCCATGACGGTGCTGGAGAACATGCAGATGGCGTTGCTTTCGCGCGAGCGGCGGGTATTCAATGCTTTCTCGCGCGCGGCATCGTGGGTTGAGGACGAGGCGATGGCATTGCTCGATCTCGTCGGCATGGCGTCTCATGCGCGGCGCAGTTGCGCGGTGCTCGCTTACGGCGACGTCAAGCGCGTGGAACTGGCGATGGCCTTGTCGAACCGCCCGAAGCTGCTGCTCATGGACGAGCCGACCGCAGGCATGGCGCCGGAGGAACGCAACGCGCTCATGGCGCTCACGGCACGCCTTGCCAAAGCGCGCAACATGGGCGTGCTGTTCACCGAGCACAGCATGGATGTCGTGTTCGAGTACGCCGATACGTTGATCGTGCTGGCGCGAGGCCAATTGATCGCAGCAGGCAATGCCGACGCGATTCGCAACGACGCTCGCGTGCGCGAAGTGTATCTGGGCACGGGCGCATCGTATGCGCCGCGCGCGCTTTCAATCGACGGAGCCGCGCGATGA
- a CDS encoding CpaF family protein — protein MFGQKQIAKPSVNPVDNAAGIATAEAAPAADPAPAPTPPRARASMPEGNEVLVRSDLFKVIRTGVFGAMNASAAVGKTREQMKPGVEALVLEIAERERLNITIAEQAQIVGELLNDMFGLGPIEPLLADETITDVLVNGPDQVYVERHGRLELTPYKFRDNAHVVNVAQRIAAGVGRRVDESSPMVDARLADGSRVNVVLPPLAIHGTSISIRKFSKRNITLHRMAQQGNMSSEMATVLKLASTCRLNIIVSGGTGSGKTTLLNALSHFIGLGERTVTIEDAAELQLVQPHVVSLETRPENAEGLGAVTQRDLVRNALRMRPDRIILGETRGPEAFDVLQAMNTGHDGSMTTIHANTPRDGITRLESMVMMANGNLPLMSIRRQIASAVHMIVQIERMRDGMRRVTRITELVGMEGDVIITQDLFTFRYDASAYSEEVKGVYESSSVRPAFSARAAYYGLEDALLEAMRV, from the coding sequence ATGTTCGGGCAGAAGCAGATTGCGAAGCCGAGCGTCAATCCGGTAGACAACGCCGCAGGCATTGCGACAGCCGAGGCCGCGCCGGCTGCGGACCCCGCGCCGGCGCCCACGCCGCCGCGCGCGCGCGCCAGCATGCCCGAAGGCAACGAAGTGCTGGTGCGCTCTGACCTCTTCAAGGTGATCCGCACGGGCGTCTTTGGCGCGATGAATGCGTCGGCGGCGGTCGGTAAGACGCGCGAGCAGATGAAGCCCGGCGTCGAGGCGCTTGTGCTCGAAATCGCTGAGCGCGAACGGCTCAACATCACGATCGCGGAGCAGGCGCAGATCGTCGGCGAACTGCTCAACGACATGTTCGGCCTCGGCCCGATCGAACCGCTGCTGGCCGACGAAACCATCACCGACGTGCTGGTGAACGGTCCCGATCAGGTGTACGTGGAACGGCACGGCCGTCTCGAACTGACGCCTTACAAGTTTCGCGACAACGCGCATGTCGTCAACGTCGCGCAGCGGATTGCGGCGGGCGTTGGGCGGCGCGTCGACGAAAGCAGCCCGATGGTCGATGCCCGTCTCGCCGATGGCAGCCGAGTCAACGTCGTATTGCCGCCGCTCGCGATCCACGGCACGTCGATCTCGATTCGTAAGTTCTCCAAGCGCAACATCACGCTGCATCGCATGGCGCAGCAGGGCAACATGTCCTCCGAAATGGCGACTGTGCTCAAGCTCGCGAGCACATGCCGACTGAATATCATCGTGTCGGGCGGCACGGGTTCGGGCAAGACGACGCTGCTCAACGCACTGTCGCACTTCATCGGGCTTGGCGAGCGCACCGTCACCATCGAAGACGCGGCGGAATTGCAGCTCGTGCAGCCGCACGTCGTCAGCCTCGAGACGCGCCCCGAAAACGCGGAAGGACTCGGTGCGGTGACACAGCGCGATCTGGTCCGAAACGCGCTGCGTATGCGGCCGGACCGCATCATCCTCGGCGAAACGCGCGGCCCCGAAGCCTTCGACGTCTTGCAGGCCATGAACACCGGCCACGACGGCTCGATGACCACCATCCACGCGAACACGCCGCGCGACGGCATCACGCGTCTGGAAAGCATGGTCATGATGGCGAACGGCAATCTGCCGCTCATGTCCATCCGGCGACAGATCGCGAGCGCAGTGCACATGATCGTGCAAATCGAGCGGATGCGCGACGGCATGCGGCGCGTGACGCGCATCACCGAGCTGGTGGGCATGGAAGGCGACGTCATCATCACGCAGGACTTGTTCACGTTCCGCTATGACGCGAGCGCTTACAGCGAGGAAGTGAAGGGCGTCTACGAGTCGTCTTCGGTGCGGCCCGCGTTTTCGGCGCGCGCGGCGTACTACGGCCTGGAGGACGCGCTCCTGGAGGCGATGCGCGTATGA
- a CDS encoding type II and III secretion system protein family protein encodes MKKQLSSVLVDANVAAKAVACAGSLAAALAATLPATSNAAEPPQTAQQAYQAQARVPNRQALPAAADTTAAADNYGPLNVDAGKGTLLRLNEEASSVFVADPTVADVHVPSPKAVFVLGKKSGTTTLYALGANNKPILQRTVVVARDMVLLRSTIASRFPNLNIQIGTTLGSLVLTGQVHTSLEADAVVQAVTPFLADKEVLVNRMTVDRPQQVQLRVRITEVDRNITQQLGINWQSIGNAAGNFFGGIYSGRQIYNLTQPLTNAAGQTTYPVNLPTNNAYSLFGAFHTNNTDIRAMIDALNQEGLLTVLAEPNLVALSGQTASFLAGGEFPIPVSQVNGAISVEFKQFGVKLDFTPTVLDEHRISLKVRPEVSQIDTSVSVTTNGITVPGLSVRRADTTVELGSGQSFAIGGLLQSNTQDIVSQVPGLGSLPVLGKLFSSTNYQNNKTELVIMVTPYIVEPTDPAKLRSPLDSLISPSSDVEYGFQRRTGTDTPSAGEPRLVGAAGYVY; translated from the coding sequence ATGAAGAAGCAGTTGAGTTCGGTTCTTGTCGATGCAAACGTTGCGGCGAAAGCCGTGGCGTGCGCGGGGTCGCTCGCCGCGGCACTTGCCGCGACGCTGCCCGCGACGTCGAACGCAGCCGAACCGCCGCAGACGGCGCAGCAAGCCTATCAGGCGCAGGCGCGCGTCCCGAACCGGCAGGCCTTGCCGGCAGCGGCCGACACGACGGCGGCAGCCGATAATTACGGCCCCCTCAACGTCGATGCGGGCAAGGGCACGCTGCTGCGCCTGAACGAAGAAGCGTCGTCCGTGTTCGTCGCCGATCCGACGGTCGCCGATGTCCACGTTCCGTCGCCGAAGGCGGTGTTCGTGCTCGGCAAGAAGTCCGGCACGACGACGCTCTACGCGCTCGGCGCGAACAACAAACCGATTTTGCAACGCACGGTCGTCGTCGCGCGCGACATGGTGCTTCTGCGCAGCACCATCGCCAGCCGCTTTCCGAACCTCAACATCCAGATCGGCACGACGCTCGGTTCGCTCGTGCTGACGGGGCAGGTTCATACCTCGCTCGAAGCGGATGCCGTCGTGCAAGCCGTCACGCCGTTCCTCGCGGACAAGGAAGTCTTGGTCAACCGCATGACGGTGGATCGTCCGCAGCAGGTTCAGTTGCGCGTGCGGATCACGGAAGTGGACCGCAACATCACGCAGCAGCTCGGCATCAACTGGCAGTCGATCGGCAACGCGGCGGGTAATTTCTTCGGCGGCATCTACAGCGGCCGTCAGATCTACAACCTGACGCAGCCGCTCACCAACGCGGCGGGTCAGACGACCTATCCCGTCAACCTGCCGACCAACAACGCGTATTCGCTGTTCGGCGCGTTCCACACGAACAACACCGACATCCGCGCGATGATCGATGCACTGAATCAGGAAGGCTTGCTGACCGTTCTCGCGGAGCCGAATCTGGTTGCGCTGTCCGGCCAGACGGCGAGCTTCCTCGCGGGCGGCGAATTTCCGATTCCGGTCTCGCAAGTCAACGGCGCGATCTCGGTCGAATTCAAGCAGTTCGGCGTGAAACTGGATTTCACGCCGACGGTGCTCGACGAGCATCGCATCAGCCTGAAAGTGCGGCCGGAAGTCAGCCAGATCGATACCTCGGTGAGCGTGACGACCAACGGCATCACGGTGCCGGGCCTCTCCGTGCGCCGCGCCGACACGACCGTGGAACTAGGCAGCGGCCAGAGCTTCGCGATCGGCGGCCTGTTGCAAAGCAATACTCAGGACATCGTTTCCCAGGTTCCGGGTCTCGGGTCGCTGCCGGTGCTGGGCAAGCTGTTCTCGTCGACGAACTACCAGAACAACAAGACTGAGCTCGTGATCATGGTGACGCCTTATATCGTCGAGCCGACCGATCCCGCGAAGCTGCGCTCGCCGCTCGATTCGCTGATCTCGCCGAGTTCGGACGTGGAATACGGCTTCCAGCGCCGCACGGGAACCGACACGCCTTCGGCCGGCGAACCGCGTCTCGTCGGCGCGGCCGGATATGTCTATTGA
- a CDS encoding AAA family ATPase, with product MSTTDLPFLKTKNKAAARAADFIAFVSDRKTEQVLKSFVLEQAMPHVHIAVGTVDDAIAYLERIERSPLFLMIDLQDSVMPLSDLGRLAEVCEPSVQVVALGERNDVGLFRSLLKLGVRDYLVKPLTVELLKRTVNVAGGKVSDVVMSRAGKTIAFVGSRGGVGVTTLALNVARYLSDETHRRVAYVDLNMHGSAANVMLGLQSNNGLSDVLENQHRLDPQYVDRTLVAKGTRLFMLTAERPFSAAPAFEPGSLARVLQVLCDSFHYVIIDVPGPSDPLAQEVFDHASRCYIVADRSVHSTRETIKLLRHIEGRDNNPPTSLLLNNPNAATAGKVQPADFVGAIGRSVLHEIPFESKAVAVAENLGEPPKDKSQNGFTQSVVRIAADLTGQHTTVERPFLQKFKLRRG from the coding sequence ATGAGCACGACAGACCTTCCTTTCCTGAAGACCAAGAATAAGGCGGCAGCGCGCGCCGCGGACTTCATCGCGTTCGTCTCGGATCGCAAGACCGAACAGGTTCTCAAGAGCTTCGTGCTCGAACAGGCGATGCCGCACGTCCATATCGCGGTTGGCACCGTCGACGACGCCATTGCGTATCTGGAAAGGATCGAGCGCTCGCCGCTGTTTCTGATGATCGACCTGCAGGATTCGGTGATGCCGCTGTCTGATCTCGGACGTCTGGCCGAAGTCTGCGAGCCGTCGGTGCAGGTCGTGGCGCTCGGCGAGCGTAACGACGTCGGCCTGTTTCGCAGCCTCCTGAAGCTCGGCGTGCGCGATTATCTGGTGAAACCGCTGACGGTCGAACTGCTCAAGCGCACGGTCAACGTGGCCGGCGGCAAGGTGAGCGATGTCGTCATGTCGCGCGCCGGCAAGACCATCGCGTTCGTCGGCTCGCGCGGCGGCGTGGGCGTGACCACGCTGGCACTGAACGTCGCGCGCTATCTTTCCGACGAGACGCATCGCCGGGTGGCATACGTCGATCTGAATATGCACGGCAGCGCCGCCAACGTGATGCTCGGTCTGCAAAGCAACAACGGTCTCTCCGACGTGCTGGAGAATCAGCACCGGCTGGACCCGCAATACGTGGACCGCACGCTCGTCGCCAAGGGCACGCGTCTGTTCATGCTGACAGCGGAGCGTCCGTTTAGCGCGGCCCCAGCCTTCGAACCGGGATCGCTCGCGCGTGTGCTACAAGTGCTGTGCGACAGCTTCCACTACGTGATCATCGACGTCCCCGGCCCGTCAGATCCGCTCGCGCAGGAAGTGTTCGATCACGCGTCCCGTTGCTATATCGTCGCGGACCGCTCGGTGCATTCGACGCGCGAAACGATAAAACTACTGCGCCACATCGAGGGTCGCGACAACAATCCGCCGACTTCGCTTCTGCTCAACAATCCGAATGCAGCGACGGCCGGAAAGGTGCAGCCGGCGGATTTCGTCGGCGCCATCGGCCGCTCCGTGCTGCACGAAATTCCGTTCGAGTCCAAGGCCGTGGCGGTCGCCGAGAACCTCGGCGAGCCGCCCAAAGACAAATCGCAGAACGGCTTCACTCAGAGCGTGGTGCGCATCGCCGCCGATCTGACCGGTCAGCACACGACCGTGGAGCGTCCGTTCCTGCAGAAGTTCAAGCTGAGGAGAGGCTGA
- a CDS encoding ABC transporter substrate-binding protein, translating to MTHHAGKVLRSSLTAIAAVAAFSAHADTIKIGEINSYKAQPAFLMPYKNGWNLALDQINAAGGINGNKLEVVSRDDNGNPGDTVRVAQELVSREQVKLLFGGYLSNTGLALADYAKQRHLFFLAAEPLTDKIVWQDGNKYTYRLRPSTYMQVAMLVPEAAKLKKKRWALVYPNYEYGQSAVATFKRLLKAAQPDVEFVAEQATPLGNVDAGAVTQALADAKPDAIFNVLFSADLGKFVREGNTRGLFKDRAVVSLLTGEPDYLDPLGAEAPVGWIVTGYPWYAIDTPANKQFVAAYQAKYHDYPRLGSVVGYTAMMSVANGLKKAGTTDADKLAAAFKGLPVDTPFGPIVYRRQDNQSTMGAYVGVTALKDGKGVMTSFRYIDGASVQPSDEEVKKLRPAD from the coding sequence ATGACTCATCATGCAGGAAAAGTGCTGCGCTCGAGCTTGACCGCCATCGCCGCCGTTGCGGCTTTCTCCGCGCACGCGGACACCATCAAGATCGGCGAAATCAATAGCTATAAAGCCCAGCCCGCGTTTCTGATGCCGTACAAAAATGGCTGGAATCTTGCGCTCGACCAGATCAACGCGGCAGGCGGCATCAACGGCAACAAGCTCGAAGTCGTCTCGCGCGACGACAACGGCAATCCCGGCGACACCGTGCGTGTCGCGCAGGAACTCGTCTCGCGCGAGCAAGTGAAGCTCCTCTTCGGCGGTTATCTGTCGAACACGGGACTCGCACTCGCCGACTACGCCAAGCAGCGGCACCTCTTTTTCCTCGCAGCAGAGCCGCTTACCGACAAGATCGTCTGGCAGGACGGCAACAAATATACGTATCGCCTGCGGCCATCGACGTATATGCAGGTCGCCATGCTCGTTCCCGAAGCGGCGAAGCTCAAGAAGAAGCGCTGGGCGCTCGTGTATCCGAACTATGAGTACGGTCAATCGGCGGTGGCGACATTCAAGCGGCTGCTGAAGGCCGCGCAGCCCGATGTCGAATTCGTCGCGGAGCAGGCCACGCCGCTCGGCAACGTGGACGCCGGCGCCGTCACGCAAGCCCTGGCCGACGCAAAGCCCGATGCTATTTTCAACGTTCTCTTCAGCGCGGACCTCGGCAAGTTCGTTCGCGAAGGCAATACGCGCGGGCTCTTCAAGGATCGCGCGGTGGTGTCGCTCTTGACGGGCGAACCGGATTATCTCGATCCGCTGGGCGCGGAAGCACCAGTCGGCTGGATCGTCACGGGCTACCCGTGGTATGCCATCGACACGCCCGCGAACAAGCAGTTCGTCGCCGCCTATCAGGCGAAATATCATGACTATCCGCGTCTTGGCTCGGTCGTCGGATATACGGCGATGATGTCGGTTGCCAACGGCCTCAAGAAAGCGGGCACCACGGACGCGGACAAGCTCGCGGCCGCATTCAAGGGCTTGCCGGTCGATACGCCCTTCGGTCCGATCGTCTATCGCAGACAGGACAATCAATCGACGATGGGCGCTTATGTCGGCGTGACGGCTCTAAAGGACGGCAAGGGCGTGATGACCTCGTTCCGCTATATCGACGGTGCGAGCGTGCAGCCTTCGGACGAAGAAGTGAAGAAGCTGCGTCCCGCGGACTGA
- a CDS encoding ABC transporter ATP-binding protein gives MTLLRVDALNAFYGRAQILYDVAFEVERGEVVALMGRNGAGKSTTMKAIMGLLPRVTGAITFMGESIVGMAPYRIARKGVGYVPEDRRIFGDLTVMENLDTGRQPPREGAPLWTPDKLFRVFPNLGEMQSRRASRMSGGEQQMLTVSRTLMGNPRVVLLDEPSEGVAPVIVEQMADMILELKREGLAIVLSEQNLHFAELVSDRVYVLEKGQVRHAGTMKAFVEDEAARRAYLGV, from the coding sequence ATGACGCTGCTCAGAGTCGATGCGCTGAATGCGTTCTATGGCCGCGCCCAAATCCTTTACGACGTGGCATTCGAAGTAGAGCGCGGCGAAGTCGTCGCGTTGATGGGACGCAACGGCGCCGGCAAATCTACAACGATGAAAGCCATCATGGGCCTTTTGCCTCGTGTGACCGGCGCGATCACGTTCATGGGCGAAAGCATCGTAGGCATGGCGCCGTATCGCATCGCGCGCAAGGGCGTAGGCTATGTGCCGGAAGATCGCCGCATCTTCGGCGACCTGACCGTGATGGAGAATCTCGATACGGGCCGCCAGCCGCCGCGCGAAGGCGCGCCGCTCTGGACGCCGGACAAGCTGTTTCGCGTCTTTCCGAACCTCGGTGAGATGCAGAGCCGCCGCGCGAGCCGAATGAGCGGCGGCGAACAACAGATGCTGACTGTCTCGCGCACGCTGATGGGCAACCCGCGCGTCGTGCTGCTCGACGAGCCATCGGAAGGCGTGGCGCCTGTCATCGTCGAGCAAATGGCCGATATGATTCTCGAATTGAAGCGCGAAGGGCTTGCCATTGTGTTGTCCGAGCAGAACCTGCACTTCGCCGAACTCGTCAGCGACCGCGTGTATGTGCTGGAAAAAGGCCAGGTTCGCCATGCGGGAACGATGAAGGCATTCGTCGAGGACGAAGCCGCGCGGCGCGCGTATCTCGGCGTCTGA
- a CDS encoding prepilin peptidase → MLTLSIAIRLVVFCALVLLAVIDIRSRRLPTNIVLVIGGLFFVDAVLRHMPLDTMIAHLVVAIGVFLICALLFAARMLGGGDAKLAAVIFLWAGVGLSLPALSLISVAGMFVSLISLATRNMNPDRHAMPMRALALFSGARGVPYGVALASGGIAVIVLPVVLPLILTR, encoded by the coding sequence GTGCTGACCTTGTCCATCGCCATTCGTCTCGTCGTGTTCTGCGCGCTCGTTTTGCTCGCGGTCATCGACATTCGTTCACGGCGCCTGCCGACGAACATCGTCCTCGTCATTGGAGGATTGTTCTTCGTGGACGCGGTCCTGCGGCACATGCCTCTCGACACGATGATCGCTCACCTGGTAGTCGCCATCGGTGTGTTCCTGATCTGCGCGCTGCTGTTCGCGGCGCGCATGCTCGGCGGCGGCGACGCCAAACTCGCGGCGGTGATCTTTCTGTGGGCGGGCGTCGGTCTTTCGCTGCCGGCACTCAGCCTGATTTCGGTGGCAGGCATGTTCGTGTCCCTGATCAGTCTTGCCACGCGAAACATGAATCCCGACCGCCACGCGATGCCCATGCGCGCGCTGGCGTTGTTTTCCGGAGCGCGCGGCGTGCCTTACGGCGTCGCGCTCGCCTCTGGCGGCATCGCTGTCATCGTGCTGCCCGTTGTGCTTCCCTTGATCCTGACGCGATAG
- a CDS encoding Flp family type IVb pilin — protein MLKFAKAFTRDERGVSAMEYAILAGIIVVALTASMTTFKTAFTGLWTTITSDVTKAGK, from the coding sequence ATGCTCAAGTTTGCAAAAGCTTTCACGCGTGACGAGCGTGGCGTCAGCGCCATGGAATATGCAATCCTCGCCGGCATCATCGTCGTTGCCCTGACCGCTTCGATGACCACGTTCAAGACCGCGTTCACGGGTCTGTGGACGACCATCACGAGCGACGTGACGAAGGCAGGCAAGTAA
- a CDS encoding DNA-3-methyladenine glycosylase, which produces MIPVSPKIEHSSIDFFAPSDEVARRLIGAIFTVDGVGGRIVETEAYDREDPASHTFAGLTPRNAAMFGPPAHAYVYRSYGIHWCLNFVCREAGHGAGVLIRAIEPLTGIDVMRERRGVEPLKLLCSGPGRLAQALGITHKDNGASLLEAPFDIAPPEGAFDVVSGPRIGISKAMDVPWRFGLAGSKFLSKPFPKA; this is translated from the coding sequence ATGATCCCTGTGAGCCCCAAAATCGAACATTCATCCATCGACTTCTTCGCCCCATCCGACGAAGTCGCGCGCCGCCTCATCGGCGCGATCTTCACCGTGGACGGCGTCGGCGGTCGCATCGTCGAAACCGAGGCCTATGATCGCGAAGACCCCGCCTCGCACACTTTCGCCGGCCTCACGCCGCGCAACGCGGCCATGTTCGGGCCGCCGGCTCATGCCTATGTCTACCGGTCTTACGGCATTCACTGGTGCCTGAATTTCGTGTGCCGCGAAGCGGGCCACGGCGCGGGAGTGCTGATTCGCGCCATCGAGCCGTTGACCGGCATCGACGTCATGCGCGAACGGCGCGGCGTCGAACCGCTCAAGCTGTTGTGTTCGGGCCCGGGCCGCCTTGCGCAGGCGCTTGGCATCACGCACAAGGATAACGGCGCGTCGCTCCTGGAAGCGCCCTTCGATATCGCACCGCCCGAAGGGGCTTTCGATGTGGTCAGCGGTCCGCGCATCGGCATCAGCAAGGCGATGGATGTTCCGTGGCGCTTCGGGCTTGCCGGATCCAAGTTTCTGAGCAAGCCCTTTCCCAAGGCGTGA
- the cpaB gene encoding Flp pilus assembly protein CpaB: MSNIIKFAVLLVGALLIALIVRVVVASSSKPSQVKITTVKVQVSAADLPQGLLLRDEDIGWKAIPATEVPTNAIVQGAAGSADLKGALLRHPVTSGTILSGDDVILPSAPGFLAATLKPEMRAVSVAVDDVSGNAGLIQPGDYVDLLLTQQMDRRTDSPDLAVSSETVVEHVRVLAVGSEIKRPKNNGVAPETVTPARTVTLEVTPRMGEVVAVAARLGSLSLALRSFATVTRDPAASAAVQASSAERAPIWAGDISRAVRALPHARVAEASTGGPSAPPLPHTVTIYRGSEKTDNSAGPAGSAVASVAANSATGAPPLPTVPAR, encoded by the coding sequence ATGTCCAACATCATCAAATTCGCCGTACTGCTCGTCGGCGCACTCCTCATCGCGCTGATCGTGCGCGTCGTTGTTGCTAGCTCATCCAAACCGAGCCAAGTCAAGATCACTACCGTCAAGGTGCAGGTGAGCGCGGCAGACCTGCCGCAGGGACTTTTGCTGCGCGATGAAGACATCGGCTGGAAAGCGATTCCCGCCACCGAGGTGCCGACGAACGCCATCGTGCAGGGCGCGGCGGGTTCGGCCGATCTGAAGGGCGCGCTGCTTCGCCATCCGGTGACGAGCGGCACGATTCTAAGCGGCGACGACGTCATTCTGCCGAGCGCGCCGGGCTTTCTCGCCGCCACGCTCAAGCCGGAAATGCGCGCCGTGTCGGTCGCCGTGGACGATGTGTCCGGCAACGCCGGCCTGATCCAGCCGGGCGATTACGTCGATCTCTTGCTGACACAGCAAATGGACCGGCGCACGGATTCGCCGGACCTCGCGGTATCGAGCGAAACGGTGGTGGAGCACGTTCGCGTGCTGGCGGTCGGTTCGGAAATCAAGCGTCCGAAGAACAACGGCGTGGCGCCCGAAACGGTGACGCCCGCGCGCACGGTCACGCTGGAAGTCACGCCGCGCATGGGCGAAGTCGTCGCGGTCGCCGCGCGTCTGGGCAGTTTGTCGCTCGCGCTGCGCAGCTTCGCGACGGTCACGCGCGACCCGGCGGCATCCGCGGCTGTTCAGGCTTCGTCGGCGGAACGCGCGCCGATCTGGGCCGGCGACATTTCTCGCGCGGTGCGCGCGCTGCCTCATGCCCGCGTCGCCGAAGCCAGCACGGGCGGTCCGTCCGCGCCGCCGCTTCCGCATACCGTGACCATCTACCGCGGGTCGGAAAAAACGGACAACTCGGCAGGCCCGGCGGGAAGCGCAGTCGCCTCGGTCGCGGCAAATTCCGCGACTGGCGCGCCGCCGCTCCCTACAGTCCCCGCGCGTTGA
- a CDS encoding CpaD family pilus assembly lipoprotein: MKHARILTLSLSCAIALGAAGCFKPPRNMPNETVIGYDGRSATPPDCESLSRASLLMDAGIPRPSMQWGCATYTNLAAQLAHPEDIVHPQTLGPADAAVAASAAHRYQTEHVIPLDKGTSRDAK, translated from the coding sequence ATGAAACACGCACGCATTCTGACGCTTTCTCTCTCTTGCGCGATCGCGCTCGGCGCAGCGGGCTGCTTCAAGCCGCCGCGCAACATGCCCAACGAAACGGTCATCGGTTACGACGGCCGCTCGGCGACGCCGCCCGATTGCGAAAGCCTGTCCCGCGCCTCGCTGCTGATGGATGCCGGCATTCCCCGCCCGAGCATGCAATGGGGCTGTGCGACGTACACGAATCTCGCAGCCCAGCTGGCGCATCCGGAGGACATCGTTCATCCGCAGACGCTCGGCCCCGCCGATGCAGCCGTTGCCGCGAGCGCCGCGCATCGTTACCAGACCGAACACGTGATTCCGCTCGACAAGGGCACGTCGCGCGACGCCAAGTGA